The Corynebacterium glaucum genome includes a region encoding these proteins:
- a CDS encoding ABC transporter substrate-binding protein — MKISLKVATAAIAITTALGVTACSDSSGNTAQTSVTGAQESQSTSSSERTADAALTVTDAAGRKIEFEEMPDRIVLAEGRAAYATALLQENPLDNIVAYGQDLETAAGAFREKLFELQPEAKDMPVIGSIQKGDVTVENLLAQDPDVVIMTLDQKKAVEESGFITDLDSAGITYAFIDFRQKPLENTTVSMTLLGDLLGQSERAEKYNEFYNAKVKDITERAAKTSNKPDVLLWTAAGYNDCCAVAGDVHLGTLVTAAGGHNLGPEVIGPENKTITPEKLVELNPEKIIVTGGEWARDPNKTDTFRHVELGYQSTPELALETCDGPLSKAGMELLDAPKNGNYFAVYHQFYDNPFNVFALEAFAKWIHPEEFSDLNPTEDFKQFHEDWMPFDYSGVFFIDPANPDES, encoded by the coding sequence TTGAAGATCTCTCTCAAGGTCGCCACTGCGGCGATCGCTATCACCACTGCGCTTGGCGTGACCGCCTGCTCAGATTCGTCCGGGAATACGGCACAGACATCCGTGACCGGAGCTCAAGAATCACAATCGACATCATCGTCAGAGCGAACTGCTGATGCCGCGCTCACAGTCACCGACGCTGCTGGGCGCAAGATCGAATTCGAGGAAATGCCCGATCGTATCGTTCTTGCAGAGGGCCGCGCTGCGTACGCCACTGCCCTTTTGCAGGAGAACCCTCTGGACAACATCGTCGCGTACGGCCAGGATTTGGAGACTGCAGCGGGAGCTTTCCGCGAGAAACTCTTCGAGCTCCAACCCGAGGCAAAAGACATGCCTGTGATCGGATCGATCCAAAAGGGAGACGTGACCGTCGAGAACCTTCTGGCACAGGATCCAGATGTGGTGATCATGACCCTCGATCAGAAAAAAGCGGTTGAGGAAAGCGGGTTCATTACTGATCTGGACTCGGCTGGCATCACCTACGCCTTCATCGATTTCCGCCAAAAGCCGCTCGAGAACACCACCGTGTCGATGACCCTGCTCGGCGACCTCCTGGGCCAGAGTGAGCGCGCGGAGAAGTACAACGAGTTCTACAACGCGAAGGTCAAAGACATCACCGAGCGGGCCGCTAAGACCTCCAACAAGCCAGATGTGCTGCTCTGGACCGCAGCGGGCTACAACGATTGCTGCGCAGTGGCAGGCGACGTCCACCTAGGCACCCTGGTCACCGCCGCGGGTGGTCACAACCTCGGCCCCGAGGTCATTGGGCCGGAGAACAAGACCATTACCCCGGAAAAACTCGTGGAGCTGAACCCAGAAAAAATCATCGTCACCGGAGGCGAATGGGCACGCGACCCGAATAAGACCGACACGTTCCGCCACGTGGAGCTGGGCTATCAGTCCACTCCCGAGCTCGCGTTGGAGACCTGTGACGGCCCATTGAGCAAAGCCGGCATGGAGCTTCTGGACGCGCCGAAGAACGGTAACTACTTCGCTGTCTACCACCAGTTCTACGACAACCCGTTCAACGTCTTCGCCCTCGAAGCATTTGCTAAGTGGATTCACCCGGAGGAATTCTCCGACCTCAACCCGACCGAAGACTTCAAGCAATTCCACGAAGACTGGATGCCTTTCGACTACAGCGGCGTCTTCTTCATCGACCCGGCCAACCCTGACGAGAGCTAG
- a CDS encoding DUF3072 domain-containing protein → MIGATGDAQGDNTLEKDPSDWVSGDDPMTESQKSYLDTLAKQAGEQLPANMTKAEASQHIDRLKGITGM, encoded by the coding sequence ATGATCGGCGCGACCGGCGACGCACAGGGCGACAACACCCTGGAGAAGGACCCCTCCGACTGGGTCTCCGGCGACGACCCGATGACCGAATCCCAGAAGTCCTACCTGGACACCTTGGCCAAGCAGGCTGGGGAGCAGCTTCCTGCGAACATGACCAAGGCCGAGGCATCGCAGCACATCGACCGCCTCAAGGGCATCACCGGGATGTAG